GACCCAGCCCGAGAGGATCAGGAACATGGGTATCGCCGCTCACATTGACCACGGTAAGACGACCCTGAGCGACAACCTGCTCGCCGGTGCTGGAATGATAAGCGAGGAGCTCGCTGGAAAGCAGCTCGTCCTCGATTTCGACGAGCAGGAGCAGGCGAGGGGAATCACCATCAACGCGGCCAACGTCTCGATGGTCCACAACTACGAGGGCAACGACTACCTCATCAACCTCATCGACACCCCGGGTCACGTTGACTTCGGTGGTGACGTTACCAGGGCAATGAGAGCCATAGACGGTGCCATTATAGTTGTAGACGCCGTCGAGGGCGTCATGCCCCAGACCGAAACAGTTCTCAGGCAGGCCCTGAGGGAGTACGTCAAGCCGGTTCTCTTCATCAACAAGGTTGACCGTCTCATCAAGGAGCTCAAGCTCGGCCCGAACGAGATACTCAACCGCTTCGCCAAGATAATTACCGACGTCAACAGGCTCATCAAGAAGTACGCCCCCGAGGAGTTCAAGAGCCAGTGGATGGTCAAGGTCGAGGACGGTAGTGTCGCCTTCGGAAGTGCCTACTACAACTGGGCCCTCAGCGTCCCGTACATGAAGAAGACCGGCGTTTCCTTCAAGGACATCGTCGAGCTCACCAACGCCGGCGACCTCAAGACCCTCCGCCAGAAGGCCCCGCTCCACGTGGTCGTTCTGGACATGGTCGTCAAGCACCTCCCGAACCCGCTTGAGGCCCAGAAGTACAGGATCCCGCACCTCTGGAGGGGCGACGTGAACAGCGAGGTCGGCCAGGCCATGCTCCGCTGCGACCCGAAGGGGACCATGGTCATGGTCGTCACCAAGATAATCCTCGACAAGCACGCCGGAGAGGTCGCCACCGGCCGTGTCTGGAGCGGTACGGTTAAGACCGGCCAGGAGGTCCACCTCATCAACGCCAAGAGGAAGGCGAGAATCCAGCAGGTCGGCATCTACATGGGTCCCGAGAGGGTCAACATGGAAGCCGTTCCTGCAGGGAACATCGTCGCCGTCACCGGTCTGCGCGATGCCATGGCCGGTGAGACCGTCTCCACCGAGAAGATAGAGCCCTTCGAGGCCCTCCACTACGCCAGCGAGCCGGTCGTTACCGTCGCCATCGAGGCCAAGAACGTCAAGGACCTGCCCAAGCTCATCGAGGCTTTGAGACAGCTCGCCAAGGAGGACCCGACCCTGCACGTTAAGATCGACGAAGAAACCGGCCAGCACCTCCTCAGCGGTATGGGTGAGCTCCACCTCGAGGTCAAGCTCGTCAAGCTCAAGGAGGACTGGAAGCTCGACGTTGAGGTCAGCCCGCCGATCGTCGTCTACCGCGAGAGCGTCAGCAAGATGAGCCCGATAGTCGAAGGAAAGTCCCCGAACAAGCACAACAGGTTCTACATCACCGTCGAGCCGCTTCCGGACGAGATATACCAGGCCATCAAGGACGGACTCATTCCGGAGGGCAGGCCGAAGGACCCGAAGGCCGTCGCCAAGAAGCTCGCCGAGCTCGGCATGGACTACGAGGTCGCCAAGGGTATAGTGGACATATACAACGGCAACCTGTTCCTCGACAACACCAAGGGTATCCAGTACCTCAACGAGGTCATGGACCTGCTCGTTGACGGATTCCACCAGGCCATGGACGAGGGACCGCTCGCCAAGGAGCCGGT
This Thermococcus cleftensis DNA region includes the following protein-coding sequences:
- a CDS encoding elongation factor EF-2, which translates into the protein MGRREEMIAKIKELMTQPERIRNMGIAAHIDHGKTTLSDNLLAGAGMISEELAGKQLVLDFDEQEQARGITINAANVSMVHNYEGNDYLINLIDTPGHVDFGGDVTRAMRAIDGAIIVVDAVEGVMPQTETVLRQALREYVKPVLFINKVDRLIKELKLGPNEILNRFAKIITDVNRLIKKYAPEEFKSQWMVKVEDGSVAFGSAYYNWALSVPYMKKTGVSFKDIVELTNAGDLKTLRQKAPLHVVVLDMVVKHLPNPLEAQKYRIPHLWRGDVNSEVGQAMLRCDPKGTMVMVVTKIILDKHAGEVATGRVWSGTVKTGQEVHLINAKRKARIQQVGIYMGPERVNMEAVPAGNIVAVTGLRDAMAGETVSTEKIEPFEALHYASEPVVTVAIEAKNVKDLPKLIEALRQLAKEDPTLHVKIDEETGQHLLSGMGELHLEVKLVKLKEDWKLDVEVSPPIVVYRESVSKMSPIVEGKSPNKHNRFYITVEPLPDEIYQAIKDGLIPEGRPKDPKAVAKKLAELGMDYEVAKGIVDIYNGNLFLDNTKGIQYLNEVMDLLVDGFHQAMDEGPLAKEPVMKVMVRLHDAKIHEDNVHRGPAQIYPAIRGAIQCAMMKAQPVLYEPYQKVIINVPYEYMGAVSREINQRRGQLIDMRQEGEVMIIIAEAPVAEMFGFAGAIRGATSGRALWSTEHAGFKRVPNELAQQIIRQIRQRKGLDPNPPKEQDVCPQQ